The Raphanus sativus cultivar WK10039 chromosome 6, ASM80110v3, whole genome shotgun sequence sequence GTTTCAATGAGGCTTATCCAGTTACGAAATACATTTAACGACATGCATGAATGGCGCCAGTCATCATAACGAATTCTGATTTTTATATGAATATCACCTTGTATATTAAATGTTACCTGATCAAACACTTTGCATTAATATTATTGACGCTTAATGATTCATTAAACTCCACCACTAACTTCCctttatctaaaaaaataacaagATATATGGATGACAACAGCATGAATAacctttttaacatttttgtgaCAGAGCCTGTGTCATCTCACTCTCTTCGACATCTTTTGGGACCAAACCCCAATCAATGTCGCGCCACTAAAATCCATACCATATCTCTCTGTTAAAAGACTACCCTCTGGAGTTTTCACCTGAAAATACAAAATCAATGAAAAAGTGGTCTTGTCAGAAGGATTCACCATTGCCAAACCATcgttaaaaacaaaacacagaaTCACGCAATGGAAATGGACTTGGACTCTGTATGGTGATCTgatcaatcaaacaaaataagaaagaaaaaagagttcGAAACCTACTTGGTATCAATGCATCTCAGCAATCATGTTTCATCGTCAAAATCATCAGCCACTGAGTTCTCTTGGCAGATAAATGTGTTATCCTCAACACGATTTGAAACAACAGGCTCCCACATCGTTGTCTCATTACCCTGCGTAGTGTTCTCAACATCTTGCTCCTCCTCTGCAGCTTGTCCAGCCCCATTACAAAGTTGGTCCGCTGCTCCTTGATCCCAGTCTACACCAGCAGGCTCGACAGTCTTCTTTTCTGAACCAATCTCATTTCCGGTTTGCTCTTCATCCCCATTAAACGCTACAGTAACAGCTTCTTGTTCCTCTGTTTGCTCTGCTGCTTCCTTCTTCGGCCTCTTCCATTTCTTAGTGGATGAAGTACCATCATCTtcaaaatcttcttcttctctgtctctGTGTAGATACACCCACAGCTTCCTATCAGAATCGAATTGTACACAAGGGTCCCGCTCATAGTGCAAACGATCTAATGCCCCACTCACGACTTGATTTACTTGTACATCGGTTACATCCTCCATGATATACTGTGAGTCTCTTATTAAGGTACAAACATCAGCTCTTGTCCCAATACTGCCGGGCAATCTGGCAGCGGCATCTCTCACAAGACAGAGAATTGTGACATGTGGTGGTCTCTCTCGTTTCAACATGAAATGGTCTCGGGCCTTTGAGGTTGGCTTCCCTCCACCTCTTCTCAGAGGAGCAACAATCGACTTCCTACCATCAGCAGCCGTGTACACAAACGCTCTGTCCGAAATTGAGTACCTCAGAAACTCTTCTTTGCGGAAATATtctctggcttcatcagaactCTGGGGAATCGTATTAAGACTCTTCTGCGCTCTCAGATCCTTGAACCTTTCTTTCTCATCAACGTTACACTGCATGAGTGACAATGGTGGTTCGGGAAGACTACCTATTTGCTGAAGAGTTTCCTGACTATTTTTCAGCCAGTTTGCAAATGAATCGACCAACTTGACAAGCATCTTGTGCGTGAGACCCCAAGCTTCAGGCGATGTTACCTCTTCAACAGTTTCTTGATCCGAAGGACTGAGAACAGGGCCAATCCAAGACCAGCATTTCTTGGACTTCTCAAATGCTACAAGTGGCTTCCAACCCTTTGCCCCTAGAGGTGAGGTTTTCGACGAGAAGATCTTCAGAACTCCTCTTATCAAATCCTGAAGCGGCTCTTGTGTCTTGAGGATTAAAGGATCTAACGGCTTTGACGTCACACAGCTAGTAATCTCCTGGATAGTGAGGGATGGCAAGTTCTCACTTCCCTGCTGCGGAGACTTGTTATCCTCTGCATCCTTGGGCATAGGAGCACCATTTTCTCCAGCTTCATGTTCTGTAGTCTCCACTGCCATAGGTTTGCTAACATCTACTGGATCTTCAGAACAAGAGCTTGTAATTGCCATACGCACTGCTGTAAGAAGATGCATAATGGAAAAGGAGAAGCCAGTGTGAACTGTAGGTGTAATCAACACATACGGCTTCTTCTGCGGTTTGGTTTCCACCTCTGCTTCACTTGCACTCTTTCCTACTTTTGGTGTCTCAGAGGTTTCCAGATCGAGAAAATCAACATCAACCTCTACTTTCTtctttccctttctctttgaGGCAATAATATCAGAAACAGGCTGTTGAATGTCAGAATAAAGCCGCATCTCACCATTATCCTCCCTCCTATCCATGTCCATCAAAGACTCTCTAACCTTTCTCCTTTTGGACCCAGAACTGCAAGAAACTAACCTGGCATCTAAATTTTCACCATCCTGCACTTGGTTCTCACGAAAATCGGAATTTAAGAACCTTTCATTCATTTGCTGCATAGAAGTTCTATAACTTCTAGTATCAGGTGAATCCCTCTCACACTTCCTTTTTCTGCTTTTACCATTCAAGTCATCAGATATATATCTGGGGTCAACAGAAAATCCATCTCCATGATACTTCCCATGCCGATAGACGTCCCCACGAAGGTCTGCCAGACTACCTTTTACGGGCTTCATTTGATTTCCATATTTACTTGACTTTGCGACATTGCTGTGAGACTGCCTTGCTGAATATGGTGGACCCATGAAATGTTCAGAATTCAGTTCTCCCTCCCTGGAAAACTTATGCTTCTTTCCAAGCCTCAAGAATCCAGATTTCTTTCTAACAACAATCTCCTGATCCCGCCAAGAACCAGTTCCAAAGAGTGGATcctgatcatcatcatccataTAATCTTCTGACCCAAGAACCAAATTAGAACCATACTTCTGCCTAGCTAGAGAAGAGGTGTTGTAAGCATATGGCCCAACAGACGTTTTCTCAAAAGG is a genomic window containing:
- the LOC108808885 gene encoding uncharacterized protein LOC108808885, which gives rise to MAIEKSNVKLSRFDSEYSQGSDESMSSYQGEDRLELQRKTSGVNVDSEDDDDDDDDGFVEDDSGAGSDDFDLLELAESGAEFSQVGNVTCSVPFELYDLSSLEDILSVDVWNECLTEEERLSLSCHLPDLDQFTFMHTLKQLFEGRNFHFGSPVKKLFEMLKGGQCEPRNVLYLEGRNLFVRTKHYHTLRKYHNDMVVNLCQTRDAWAGCRGYSVDEKLRVLNIVKSQKTLMREEKDYYEEDSSEKEEPFDGLWNRKVKDRKSTQNKMSRHSGYVVDSGLEFPRQWQPTVVEQDRYGKPKSKPKTVAPKFPFEKTSVGPYAYNTSSLARQKYGSNLVLGSEDYMDDDDQDPLFGTGSWRDQEIVVRKKSGFLRLGKKHKFSREGELNSEHFMGPPYSARQSHSNVAKSSKYGNQMKPVKGSLADLRGDVYRHGKYHGDGFSVDPRYISDDLNGKSRKRKCERDSPDTRSYRTSMQQMNERFLNSDFRENQVQDGENLDARLVSCSSGSKRRKVRESLMDMDRREDNGEMRLYSDIQQPVSDIIASKRKGKKKVEVDVDFLDLETSETPKVGKSASEAEVETKPQKKPYVLITPTVHTGFSFSIMHLLTAVRMAITSSCSEDPVDVSKPMAVETTEHEAGENGAPMPKDAEDNKSPQQGSENLPSLTIQEITSCVTSKPLDPLILKTQEPLQDLIRGVLKIFSSKTSPLGAKGWKPLVAFEKSKKCWSWIGPVLSPSDQETVEEVTSPEAWGLTHKMLVKLVDSFANWLKNSQETLQQIGSLPEPPLSLMQCNVDEKERFKDLRAQKSLNTIPQSSDEAREYFRKEEFLRYSISDRAFVYTAADGRKSIVAPLRRGGGKPTSKARDHFMLKRERPPHVTILCLVRDAAARLPGSIGTRADVCTLIRDSQYIMEDVTDVQVNQVVSGALDRLHYERDPCVQFDSDRKLWVYLHRDREEEDFEDDGTSSTKKWKRPKKEAAEQTEEQEAVTVAFNGDEEQTGNEIGSEKKTVEPAGVDWDQGAADQLCNGAGQAAEEEQDVENTTQGNETTMWEPVVSNRVEDNTFICQENSVADDFDDET